From Plasmodium coatneyi strain Hackeri chromosome 7, complete sequence:
ATATTAgtccgtaaaaaaaaaagaaagaaaataaataaaaaaaagaaaaagaaaaaaaaaaaaaaaaaaaaaaaaaagatagcAGACAAGTTGGCTtagaacaaaatggagtaTCCCTCATCTGAGATGAACACAAATGATAGAGAGGATGCCATTAAACCTACGGAAACGCGTGTGTGCacatctcccttttttttccaattcgaCAGTGCAATAATGGTTGCGAGCGGGTGGATGTGAGAGAATGGGAATGGGGTGCGGTCAAAAGAAAAGCACTTAATGATACTTCTTAACTACCCGTGTGTATACACAAAGTGGTTACTCTTTACTTTTACGCGTTGTACTTCTTTACGTTAACCCTTGTTCGCGGTTGCTTTGAAATTTTCCACTCCTGTTGATGGAATGCTATTTATATGCCTTAGGTGAGCTGCGTTTAGGAGCTTCGTGAAATGACGCCACTTGGGTGGTTGTTAGTTTGCTAAGCACacgttacaaaaaaatagggtaggttccccttcccccattCCTTTCACGCGATTGCACTGCACTCGTATGAttttatgcacatgtgtagaAAActtttggcttttttttttttttttttttttcacctttccgCGATGCATTTGAATGGTTGcacattttcccttttcccttttttatttatttttatttatttttttttctgggaGAATCCCTCTGAATAGGTGTGCTCAATCTCGCGAAGTGCAACATTCTGTCGTGGCCCAGCTGTGCATGGGTCATGGGCGAGTTCACGGAGTGGCGGGTTCGCGCATTGGCGAGCTACAGAAATGGCAGAATATAGTAGAATGACGGACTGGTTCTCTTCCTCCGCTGTTCCGTATTCAAAGGCGCAACGGCAATTGCAACTGTGCGAGGTGCTTTAGGGGCCAcacgcccctttttttgtggcgGAACGTTAACCAACCTGCGGGGAGGGAGCTGTGCTAATTCATCTCCCCCTCCCCCgcggaaaataaaggaatttCCTCCTCAGAGGGTtacccccccacacacacttAAATTACACATTACGGGTACATAAAGGTATAGGAAATATATCCACGTCACTTGCACACCTGAGCATGGGCAGAGGTTTAGTTAAATACTGTTGCGTGGGTGTGGGGCATCTTCACACATGAGTCATATGAACGTTTGTAATGAATGGTATTTTGTGAAGCAGCAGTCTTTTCCGAgccgcttcctttttttcccagtggcaatttttttttttttttttttttttttttccgtgatTATAAATTAAGTAGTTTTAATGTGATAGTGACACTttggggggtaaaaaaaaaaaaaaaaaaaaacggccaTCTCCTAAGCACCCTTTACCTGCCGGGGATAATATCACAGTAAAAGAGAGGTGTGTGCGTGAATTTTCCCTGCGAGGTTAGAGAAGGCTAGCACGAAATGGGATCCAAAATAATGTCTCCCTTGTTTTATTGTTCTGAATCGCGCCATCGTGTGGaagatatataaaaaggaaggttcgCTTGGACTTTTGTATGGCGGGGCGGTTGTTGGGAGCTCCCTCAGTCATTTTGCGGGACGAGGCAGCACAGCGAGTTTGCACAACATCGTTGCATATAGTATAACCTGGCCGCCGCACGCGTTAACCAAATTGGAGGGCGCGTGTAAAATGATGGAGGCGTCAAAATGGGCCCTACACAAGTACCTGCTTCCATTTCTTGTCATTTTGCTCACCTGGGGCGATGGGAAGTCCTGGGTAAGCTGCTTCAGCAGAGAGGGCCATGAGGCGATTGGAATGGTTGCCATGTCGGGGTTAAAGAGCGAGCAGCTGTACGAACTGAAGAAATTATTGAGCGGAAAGGACATAGTAGACATTGGAAAATGGGGACACCTAGTCcatgagaaaataaaaggagcgGAGTCGATGCATTTCAATTTACAAAACGGCGACTGCAAGAGGGCCGTCTTCAAGTGCGAAGATGAAAATGGCCTCTGCCTGATCAACTCGATAAAGCACTTTTACGGGAGGTTGGCTGGCAGTCACTCGGGGGAGCCAACCGGTCAACCAAGTGAACAATTAACTGAACAAACAACTGGTCAACCAACCGATCAGGCAAATGAAGAGCACGCGTCAAAGTCTGCCGTCCCCGGGGTGAAGGACGTCCCCTTCAAGTACCCCAAAAACATCGCCTTCACAGACGCAGACGCACTAAAGTACCTGGTCTCCCTCATCGCGGACATGCACCAGCCATTAAGAATAGCATACCGATACGACAACGGAGGGAAGGACATTAAAGTCATTCACCACGATGACTACAAAACGGTGAAAACCACTTTGTTCGATTATATGGAGAGCGAGCTAAtcaacaaaatgatgaaaaagtACCAGTCAGCATGGTATGGAGGGTGGACACATGTAAATAGACTATTTGACGAacataaaaaggatgaaaaattatttagtGAGAAAGGAATTCATGCGATTGATATCTGGGGAGAGCAAATTGTAAATGAGTTCTGTTCCGagttttacctgaacagctATGTAACAAATTTTATGGTTGGGAAAAAGGATGAGTTGCATTTTGATACATCCAAGGAGATCGAAATAACGTACGACTTGGAGTTCCACTTGGAGAGACTTCTTAAAGTTAATATTTTGAGGGCCGGCTCTCGCATAGCCATCCTGCTCAACAGTCTCTTCGCAAATAGGAAGTTTTCCAGCCTGAGGAAGAAGTCCGAGTTTGATAGAGGTAGGCATGAGAGGGAAATCGCCTAATTTCCTAAGCATGTTGTTCCCATGATGCGTACTTCTTCCCCGCACATACGCCTGGACCCATTTGAGGAAGGATCCACCTTAAATTGGATAACACTGCTCCGCTAACCTCCACGGTTGCC
This genomic window contains:
- a CDS encoding S1/p1nuclease, producing the protein MMEASKWALHKYLLPFLVILLTWGDGKSWVSCFSREGHEAIGMVAMSGLKSEQLYELKKLLSGKDIVDIGKWGHLVHEKIKGAESMHFNLQNGDCKRAVFKCEDENGLCLINSIKHFYGRLAGSHSGEPTGQPSEQLTEQTTGQPTDQANEEHASKSAVPGVKDVPFKYPKNIAFTDADALKYLVSLIADMHQPLRIAYRYDNGGKDIKVIHHDDYKTVKTTLFDYMESELINKMMKKYQSAWYGGWTHVNRLFDEHKKDEKLFSEKGIHAIDIWGEQIVNEFCSEFYLNSYVTNFMVGKKDELHFDTSKEIEITYDLEFHLERLLKVNILRAGSRIAILLNSLFANRKFSSLRKKSEFDRVEYEQLERNKTASVYKKNAVFINLAIIFLVLAVIFYYNFIFSRKNKMYFPSKAEEVELQAKCN